In Thermogemmata fonticola, a genomic segment contains:
- a CDS encoding COG1361 family protein, with amino-acid sequence MIARAIRRHIGGLVLLLAAVLGCSYNPGYFPHILPGGPIIHNHAKPAGWGYYHNFDPKAYKVEVTPSDQIQAPLGAAIVLVGTVFDKEGQPRRSRRIEWLLEGVGTIVEADESGIYPGRGYKVDSRYAVTYTNYRTHTITRGNDDPSDDVVIAPGQTWCVVSSSIPGETVVTAYAPEVFAWSNSRAVVRIQWGDGRFQFPSAAVVRSGGEWTLTTRVLPEAEAAAGGGYRVRYRLLDGPPAELVARSGSGTTASRTGSGSREAEVFTDAEGRAAVRLVQMQPQPGKSRIAIEIVQLPSDGQGSGKVVARRETIVEWAAPDLGLTVRTPATAGVQVPFAATVVLDNAAAVDSQNITVQVRLSPGLSLLRSEPPPLRVEPDGTLAFAWDKIPARGQQQLQLQLQGKQSGSASLEVYARSGEGLEARQRKNIVLETGRLHAVIEAPALAILGERLPVRLAVTNAGPTPIENATAWLHYEAGLAHPTPDRPLEIPVGHLDPGQTRTLDVSLIAQQTGQWQVRAAVTADGQLSCSAPPATIEVRQANLTVSIHSPAMVYLHQECVATITLSNRGEVAIDRATLRLLVPPELQVAAVDHAGRAGAAGVEWNLAALAPNEQRTLAVRLRGARLSERAVLTAVVLAEFGLGQRTHAEPLQVRSEAAIAVIGVPVLSLELIAPTGVFSAGDRLSYHVRVRNSGSLTARDLSVRLHLSEHLRFLMGRGPQPQMAASLEGEGQVLFPPLAELKTGEAAIYRLEVQAVRAGDARIQAQVRAQHLQRPLIEEQTTTITPR; translated from the coding sequence ATGATCGCGAGAGCCATCCGGCGACACATCGGCGGCCTGGTATTGCTGCTGGCAGCAGTGCTCGGCTGCTCATACAATCCCGGCTACTTTCCCCACATCCTGCCGGGCGGTCCGATCATCCACAATCATGCCAAACCCGCTGGCTGGGGCTATTACCACAATTTCGATCCGAAGGCGTACAAGGTGGAGGTGACGCCGAGCGACCAGATTCAGGCGCCTTTGGGTGCCGCCATCGTGCTGGTCGGCACGGTGTTCGACAAGGAGGGTCAACCCCGCCGGTCCCGGAGGATCGAGTGGCTGCTGGAAGGGGTCGGCACGATCGTGGAAGCGGACGAGTCGGGGATTTATCCGGGCCGCGGTTACAAGGTCGATAGCCGTTACGCCGTCACGTACACGAACTATCGGACCCACACGATCACTCGCGGCAACGATGATCCTTCCGACGATGTCGTGATCGCGCCGGGCCAAACCTGGTGTGTGGTCAGCTCGTCGATCCCTGGCGAGACGGTGGTGACGGCCTACGCTCCTGAAGTGTTCGCCTGGTCGAACAGCCGGGCGGTGGTGCGCATCCAGTGGGGGGATGGCCGCTTTCAGTTCCCCTCCGCGGCGGTGGTGCGCTCCGGCGGGGAATGGACCTTGACCACGCGGGTCCTGCCCGAGGCAGAGGCGGCTGCTGGCGGAGGTTATCGCGTCCGCTATCGCTTGCTCGATGGCCCGCCCGCCGAGTTGGTGGCACGCAGCGGCAGCGGCACCACGGCGAGTCGGACCGGTTCTGGCAGCCGGGAAGCCGAGGTCTTCACCGACGCCGAGGGTCGAGCCGCAGTTCGACTTGTGCAGATGCAACCGCAGCCAGGCAAGAGCCGCATCGCTATCGAGATCGTGCAACTGCCCAGCGATGGCCAGGGCAGCGGCAAAGTGGTCGCCCGCCGGGAAACGATTGTGGAGTGGGCGGCTCCAGACTTGGGCTTGACGGTGCGGACCCCAGCCACAGCCGGCGTGCAAGTACCGTTTGCCGCCACGGTGGTCCTGGACAACGCCGCGGCCGTGGACAGCCAGAACATCACGGTTCAGGTGCGTCTGTCGCCGGGGCTTTCCCTCCTCCGCAGCGAGCCGCCGCCTCTGCGAGTCGAACCGGATGGTACGTTGGCCTTCGCCTGGGACAAGATACCGGCCCGCGGCCAGCAGCAGTTGCAACTTCAGCTCCAGGGCAAACAGAGCGGCTCAGCCAGCCTGGAGGTCTATGCCCGCAGCGGCGAGGGACTGGAAGCCCGCCAGAGGAAGAACATCGTGCTGGAAACCGGGCGGCTGCATGCCGTCATCGAAGCGCCCGCTCTGGCCATTCTGGGGGAGCGGTTGCCCGTGCGCCTCGCCGTGACCAACGCCGGCCCCACCCCCATCGAAAATGCCACCGCCTGGCTGCATTACGAGGCTGGCTTGGCTCATCCCACACCGGACCGACCCCTGGAAATCCCGGTCGGCCATCTGGACCCCGGCCAGACCCGCACCCTCGATGTGTCCCTCATCGCCCAGCAAACGGGACAGTGGCAGGTCCGAGCCGCCGTGACAGCGGATGGCCAGTTGAGTTGCTCAGCCCCCCCCGCGACGATCGAAGTCCGCCAGGCCAACCTCACCGTGAGCATCCACAGCCCGGCCATGGTCTACCTTCACCAAGAATGCGTGGCGACCATCACGCTGAGTAATCGCGGAGAAGTGGCTATCGACCGGGCGACGCTGCGCCTGCTCGTCCCGCCGGAGTTGCAGGTCGCCGCGGTGGATCACGCTGGGCGTGCCGGAGCTGCCGGAGTGGAATGGAACCTGGCCGCGCTGGCCCCCAACGAGCAGAGAACCCTGGCGGTGCGCCTCCGTGGGGCACGGCTGAGCGAACGCGCTGTCCTTACCGCTGTGGTGCTCGCCGAATTCGGCCTAGGCCAGCGAACCCATGCCGAACCGTTGCAGGTCCGGTCAGAAGCGGCGATCGCCGTGATTGGTGTTCCGGTCCTCAGCCTGGAACTGATAGCTCCGACGGGGGTGTTCTCCGCAGGGGATCGGCTCAGCTACCACGTGAGGGTCCGCAACAGCGGTTCCCTGACGGCCCGCGATCTCTCCGTGCGCTTGCATTTGTCGGAGCATCTCCGCTTCCTCATGGGGCGTGGTCCCCAACCGCAAATGGCCGCCTCTCTCGAAGGGGAAGGCCAGGTGCTCTTCCCACCGTTGGCCGAACTGAAAACCGGAGAGGCCGCCATCTACCGCCTCGAGGTCCAGGCCGTGCGAGCCGGTGATGCCCGCATCCAAGCCCAGGTCCGCGCCCAGCATCTGCAACGGCCCCTGATCGAAGAGCAGACAACCACCATCACTCCCCGCTGA
- a CDS encoding THUMP domain-containing class I SAM-dependent RNA methyltransferase — MVQYFATCARGLEPLLAEELRQLGAKGVAAGRGGVHFQGDRLLLYRANLWLRTAIRVLEPIVTATVDSYDALYAAVRQVDWRPYLDVEQTLAVDAHVRDSPLTHSQYAARRVKDAICDQFRDRTGRRPSVDAEYPMLGLNLHVHGRQMVLSRDSSWQSLHKRGYRPIQTKAPLNEALAAGLLLHLGWRGDEPLVDLMCGSGTLCIEGAWLALERAPGLTRKWFGFQGWRDYEAGTWALVREEARQRMRKQLPFPIWGSDRHSGAVALAQRNARSAGVGQWLRFYQEDMREARPAPGCPPGLILCNPPYGSRLEGSRASVLALYAALGDTVRRYWPRWRLAVFAEGKDWLEAVGLPLRRTAVFFNGPLRCTLAEFSPA, encoded by the coding sequence ATGGTACAGTATTTTGCCACCTGCGCGCGGGGTTTGGAGCCGCTATTGGCGGAGGAGCTGCGTCAGTTGGGGGCCAAGGGGGTGGCGGCAGGCCGGGGCGGCGTGCACTTCCAGGGAGATCGTTTGCTCCTGTATCGGGCCAACTTGTGGCTGCGGACGGCCATCCGCGTCCTGGAGCCGATCGTGACGGCCACGGTAGACAGCTACGACGCCCTGTATGCGGCGGTCCGTCAAGTCGATTGGCGGCCGTATCTGGATGTGGAGCAGACGCTGGCGGTGGATGCCCACGTCCGGGACTCGCCGCTGACGCATTCGCAGTATGCTGCTCGGCGGGTCAAGGATGCCATCTGTGACCAATTCCGGGACAGGACGGGTCGGCGTCCGAGCGTGGATGCCGAGTATCCCATGCTGGGTCTGAATCTCCATGTCCACGGGCGGCAGATGGTGCTGAGCCGGGATAGCTCTTGGCAGTCGCTCCATAAGCGGGGTTACCGGCCGATTCAGACGAAGGCGCCCCTCAACGAGGCCCTGGCGGCGGGGCTGTTGCTGCATCTGGGCTGGCGCGGGGACGAACCTTTGGTGGATTTGATGTGTGGCTCTGGGACGTTGTGCATCGAGGGGGCGTGGCTGGCCCTGGAACGAGCGCCAGGTTTGACGCGGAAATGGTTCGGTTTCCAGGGCTGGCGGGATTACGAGGCGGGAACCTGGGCCTTGGTGCGGGAGGAAGCCCGGCAGCGGATGCGGAAGCAATTGCCCTTTCCGATTTGGGGGAGCGATCGTCACAGCGGGGCGGTGGCTTTGGCCCAGCGGAATGCCCGCTCCGCCGGGGTGGGACAGTGGCTGCGCTTCTACCAGGAGGATATGCGGGAGGCTCGCCCGGCGCCCGGCTGCCCACCGGGACTCATCCTCTGCAATCCCCCGTATGGCAGCCGGCTGGAAGGGTCGCGCGCGTCGGTCCTGGCCCTGTATGCCGCGCTGGGAGACACAGTCCGGCGGTACTGGCCGCGCTGGCGCCTCGCCGTCTTTGCCGAGGGGAAGGATTGGCTGGAGGCGGTGGGATTGCCGCTCCGCAGGACGGCGGTGTTTTTCAACGGTCCCCTCCGCTGCACCCTGGCCGAGTTCTCGCCCGCATAG
- a CDS encoding DUF1501 domain-containing protein, whose translation MLRIYGSSHRFCDGVTRRDFLQIGAFGAGLTLADLLRLRQASAASTRQSPRSHKAAIMIYLPGGPSHMDMYDLKPNAPAEYRGEFKPIPTNVPGVQICEHFPLQAKMWDKLAAIRSIVSVDEHSDSLVMTGYPERVNMVANHPSFGSVISKLRSATSANVPPFVSLRGMSRGTEPGYLGIAHRPFTPGGPGNANLRLANGVTLDRLHDRRTLLASFDTLRRDIDASGTMSGMDSYTEKAIEMVTSGVVRDALDLSKEDPKVRERYKGVEQFLTARRLIEAGVGCVTLSIGGWDTHGKNFETLKRQLPKVDQGIANLIQDLHDRGLDQDVVTIMWGEFGRTPRINRDAGRDHWAPVMSALIAGGGLKMGQMVGSSTEKGERPKDRPCTVQQVLATIYLALGIDPAMTFPNGSGRPVHLLDDREPIRELLG comes from the coding sequence ATGCTACGGATCTATGGCTCGTCCCACCGGTTCTGTGATGGTGTGACTCGGCGTGATTTTCTCCAGATCGGGGCCTTTGGTGCAGGTCTGACGCTGGCGGACCTCTTGCGGTTGCGCCAGGCGTCGGCAGCGAGCACGCGGCAGTCCCCACGGTCGCACAAAGCGGCCATTATGATTTACCTGCCGGGCGGTCCGTCCCACATGGACATGTACGACTTGAAGCCGAATGCGCCGGCGGAGTATCGCGGCGAGTTCAAGCCGATTCCCACGAATGTGCCGGGAGTGCAGATTTGCGAGCACTTCCCCTTGCAGGCCAAGATGTGGGACAAGTTGGCTGCCATTCGTTCGATCGTGTCGGTCGATGAGCACAGCGACTCCCTGGTGATGACGGGCTATCCGGAGCGGGTCAACATGGTGGCGAACCATCCCAGCTTCGGGTCGGTGATTTCCAAGCTGCGGAGTGCGACGAGCGCCAATGTGCCGCCGTTTGTGAGCTTGCGGGGGATGAGCCGCGGAACGGAGCCGGGGTATTTGGGCATCGCCCACCGTCCGTTTACACCAGGCGGGCCGGGCAACGCCAATTTGCGCTTGGCTAACGGGGTGACCCTGGATCGGCTGCACGACCGCCGGACGTTGCTGGCCAGCTTCGACACCCTCCGCCGTGATATTGATGCGTCCGGCACCATGAGCGGCATGGACAGCTACACGGAGAAGGCCATCGAGATGGTCACCTCCGGCGTAGTCCGCGATGCTTTGGACCTGAGCAAGGAAGACCCCAAGGTGCGGGAACGGTACAAGGGAGTCGAGCAATTCCTCACCGCCCGCCGGCTCATCGAAGCGGGGGTCGGCTGCGTGACGCTGTCGATCGGCGGCTGGGACACCCACGGCAAGAACTTTGAGACTCTCAAGCGGCAGTTGCCCAAAGTGGACCAGGGCATCGCCAACCTGATCCAGGACCTGCATGATCGCGGTTTGGACCAGGACGTGGTAACGATCATGTGGGGCGAGTTTGGCCGTACGCCGCGGATCAACCGGGATGCGGGCCGCGATCACTGGGCGCCGGTCATGAGCGCCTTGATTGCTGGCGGCGGCCTGAAGATGGGCCAAATGGTCGGCAGCAGCACCGAGAAAGGGGAACGGCCCAAGGATCGCCCCTGCACGGTGCAACAGGTGCTCGCCACTATCTACCTGGCCCTGGGAATCGACCCGGCCATGACCTTCCCGAATGGCTCCGGCCGCCCCGTGCACCTGCTCGATGATCGGGAACCGATCCGCGAGTTGCTCGGCTAA
- a CDS encoding DUF1549 domain-containing protein: MTRYLWIVGFVCVGASAAAAQSPPAVTALNAYPAQLKLVGVDDAPQLLITGRRADGREIDLTRAVTYTVSNPSVLRVQNDGRVIPLANGSAEITATFNNLSVKVPVVAEKMEAPLPINFANDVVPIFTKLGCASGGCHGKIQGQNGFRLSLLGHDPRFDYDNLLKESRGRRVMPAAPDASLLLTKATGRVPHGGGRKMEPDSEEYKIVRRWIASGLPYGQPNDPVVTGISVYPTQRIVDRKGQQQLVVLAHYSNGTTQDVTRRAQYESNDTELATVSESGLVTAQSLTGQAAIMVRFSGYVTVFQAVIPRPGPPVSFSFPENNPIDKATARKWRELNIAPSELCSDEVFIRRVYLDITGTLPDVEAILQFVADKDPNKRAKLVDRLLETPEYAYYFANKWADILRVKRRGQTERAFGTFAFHAWIRDSLAADKPYDQFVRELLTAVGDENTSPPTVWYKEVRTPENFVDDVSQVFLGQRLACANCHHHPYEKWSQDDYWGLAAFFGRVGTKNLPIPGVQNQQAQRQIVFVRPNGSVTNKRTGQAAVYKPLEAEPVSITVGQDPREQFAQWLTSPSNPFFAKALVNRYWAHFFGRGIVDPPDDMRVTNPPSNPELLEALAQSFVQNKYSLKALIRLICTSRTYQLSAIPNEFNASDKQSFARYYPRRLQAEVLYDAVSKLTGTPASFPGLPNDRFAPNRAIMLPDESFTSYFLDVAGRPQRISACECERVNEASLAMTLHLLNSQEVQDKIARPGGRADLLARDPRPDAEKVTELFLLATATRPTPEQLQKALEHIARHEKNKKLAYENIIWALINSKAFLFNQ; encoded by the coding sequence ATGACCCGATACCTGTGGATTGTTGGGTTTGTCTGTGTTGGCGCCTCGGCGGCCGCGGCGCAGTCTCCGCCAGCGGTGACGGCCCTAAACGCCTATCCTGCCCAGTTGAAACTGGTGGGGGTCGACGATGCCCCGCAATTGCTCATCACCGGCCGGCGCGCCGACGGGCGTGAGATCGACCTGACCCGCGCTGTGACTTACACCGTGTCTAATCCGTCGGTCCTCCGCGTCCAGAATGACGGCCGGGTGATTCCTCTGGCCAATGGCAGCGCAGAGATCACAGCCACCTTCAACAATCTCAGCGTTAAGGTGCCGGTGGTGGCGGAGAAGATGGAAGCGCCGCTGCCGATCAACTTCGCCAACGATGTGGTGCCGATCTTCACCAAGCTGGGCTGTGCCTCCGGCGGCTGCCACGGCAAAATCCAGGGGCAGAACGGTTTCCGCCTGTCCCTGTTAGGCCACGATCCGCGGTTCGACTATGACAATCTGCTCAAGGAATCCCGCGGCCGCCGGGTGATGCCCGCCGCTCCTGATGCCAGCCTCCTGTTGACCAAGGCGACCGGGCGTGTCCCCCACGGTGGCGGCCGGAAGATGGAACCGGACAGCGAGGAATACAAGATCGTCCGCCGCTGGATCGCTTCCGGCTTGCCCTACGGCCAGCCCAATGACCCCGTGGTCACTGGCATCAGCGTCTATCCCACCCAGCGAATCGTGGACCGCAAAGGGCAGCAGCAGCTTGTGGTCCTGGCCCATTACTCCAACGGCACGACGCAGGATGTCACCCGTCGTGCCCAGTACGAGAGCAACGACACGGAGCTGGCCACGGTCAGCGAATCCGGCCTGGTCACAGCGCAATCTCTGACGGGGCAAGCCGCCATCATGGTGCGCTTCAGCGGCTATGTCACGGTCTTCCAGGCGGTCATTCCGCGGCCCGGTCCGCCGGTGTCCTTCAGCTTCCCGGAAAACAACCCGATTGACAAAGCCACGGCCCGGAAATGGCGCGAGCTGAACATCGCCCCCAGTGAGCTGTGCTCCGACGAAGTGTTCATCCGCCGCGTCTATCTGGACATCACCGGAACGCTGCCGGATGTGGAAGCCATCCTCCAGTTCGTGGCGGATAAGGACCCCAACAAGCGGGCTAAGCTGGTCGATCGCCTGCTGGAAACCCCGGAGTACGCCTACTACTTCGCCAACAAGTGGGCGGACATCCTGCGGGTGAAGCGGCGGGGCCAGACGGAGCGGGCCTTCGGTACCTTTGCCTTCCACGCCTGGATTCGGGACTCCCTGGCTGCGGATAAACCGTATGACCAGTTCGTCCGCGAATTGCTCACTGCCGTGGGGGATGAGAACACCAGTCCGCCGACCGTCTGGTACAAGGAAGTCCGCACGCCGGAGAACTTCGTCGATGATGTCTCCCAGGTTTTCCTCGGCCAGCGCCTCGCCTGTGCCAACTGCCACCATCACCCCTACGAGAAGTGGTCGCAGGACGATTACTGGGGCCTGGCGGCCTTCTTCGGACGCGTCGGCACCAAGAACCTGCCCATCCCCGGCGTGCAGAATCAACAGGCGCAACGGCAGATCGTCTTCGTGCGGCCCAACGGCAGTGTGACCAACAAACGGACCGGCCAAGCGGCGGTCTACAAGCCGCTGGAGGCGGAACCGGTCTCCATCACCGTGGGGCAAGACCCGCGGGAACAGTTCGCCCAGTGGCTCACGAGTCCCAGCAACCCCTTCTTCGCTAAGGCCCTGGTGAACCGATATTGGGCGCACTTCTTTGGCCGCGGCATCGTCGATCCGCCGGATGACATGCGCGTGACCAATCCGCCGAGCAATCCGGAATTGCTCGAAGCCCTGGCTCAATCCTTCGTGCAAAACAAGTACAGCCTCAAGGCGCTCATCCGCCTGATTTGCACGAGCCGGACCTATCAGCTCTCGGCCATTCCGAACGAGTTCAACGCCTCGGACAAGCAGTCATTCGCTCGCTACTATCCGCGGCGGTTGCAGGCGGAGGTGCTCTACGACGCGGTCAGCAAACTGACGGGAACGCCAGCGAGCTTCCCCGGTCTGCCCAACGACCGCTTCGCCCCCAATCGGGCGATCATGCTGCCGGATGAATCGTTCACTTCGTACTTCCTCGATGTGGCGGGGCGGCCCCAGCGCATCAGCGCCTGCGAATGCGAACGGGTCAACGAGGCGAGCCTGGCCATGACCCTGCACCTGCTCAACAGCCAGGAAGTCCAGGACAAGATCGCTCGGCCCGGCGGACGCGCCGACCTGTTGGCCCGCGACCCTCGCCCCGACGCCGAGAAGGTCACCGAGCTGTTCCTCCTGGCCACGGCAACCCGGCCCACCCCCGAACAGCTCCAGAAAGCCCTGGAGCACATCGCCCGCCATGAGAAAAACAAAAAGCTGGCCTACGAAAACATCATCTGGGCCTTGATCAACAGCAAAGCCTTCCTGTTCAATCAGTGA
- a CDS encoding cellulase family glycosylhydrolase, which translates to MLCWSKNAGGCRALVAGLVMLAAIPGGVAEWPLRGEQAETGYTEAGDSLTGCRGENEQSGNSSAAEAPQGLMEHIQLAEGARGFVLSESQRAFRPWGFNYDHDERGRLLEDYWEKEWDKVEQDFAEMRGLGANCVRIHLQFGKFMESVDKPNPAALRQLERLLRLAERQQLYLDLTGLGCYHKKDVPAWYDALDEAERWQAQCRFWTAVAERAARSPAVFCYDLMNEPVVPGGQRERGGWLAPPFGDKHFVQFITLDQRQRPRPDIARAWVRQLVQAIRRVDRRHLITVGLVDWSLDRPGLTSGFVPQKVVSELDFLAVHLYPHQGKLDQAAETLRGFAVGKPVVVEESFPLWCSAEELEQFVEKSEPLAAGWFFFYWGRTLEELAQDKDLGSALLRAWLERFRKRARLYALTPNS; encoded by the coding sequence ATGCTGTGCTGGAGCAAAAACGCCGGGGGATGCCGGGCGCTCGTAGCCGGACTGGTTATGCTAGCGGCCATCCCAGGAGGGGTGGCAGAATGGCCCCTGCGCGGGGAGCAGGCCGAGACCGGTTACACCGAGGCCGGAGATTCCCTGACGGGGTGCCGTGGGGAGAACGAGCAGAGCGGGAATAGCTCCGCCGCCGAGGCGCCTCAGGGCTTGATGGAGCATATCCAGCTTGCGGAAGGTGCGCGGGGTTTCGTTTTGTCGGAGAGCCAGCGAGCCTTTCGTCCCTGGGGCTTCAACTACGATCACGACGAACGCGGGCGGTTGCTCGAAGATTATTGGGAGAAGGAATGGGACAAAGTCGAGCAAGATTTCGCGGAGATGCGGGGCTTGGGCGCCAACTGCGTGCGAATTCACCTGCAATTCGGCAAGTTCATGGAGAGTGTCGACAAGCCCAACCCGGCAGCTTTGCGCCAACTGGAACGGCTGCTGCGCTTAGCCGAGCGGCAGCAGCTATACCTCGATCTGACCGGCCTGGGCTGTTACCACAAAAAAGATGTCCCGGCCTGGTACGACGCCCTGGATGAAGCAGAGCGGTGGCAAGCCCAATGCCGCTTTTGGACCGCGGTGGCCGAACGGGCAGCCCGCAGTCCCGCGGTATTCTGCTATGACCTGATGAACGAACCGGTCGTACCGGGCGGCCAACGGGAACGCGGCGGTTGGCTCGCGCCTCCCTTCGGAGACAAGCACTTCGTTCAGTTCATCACGCTCGATCAGCGCCAGCGTCCCCGGCCGGACATCGCCCGCGCCTGGGTCCGCCAATTGGTGCAAGCCATCCGGCGGGTTGATCGCCGCCATCTCATCACCGTGGGATTGGTCGATTGGAGTCTGGATCGCCCCGGCCTGACATCCGGCTTCGTCCCGCAGAAAGTGGTCTCGGAGCTGGATTTTCTCGCCGTGCATCTGTACCCCCACCAAGGAAAGCTCGATCAGGCGGCAGAAACCCTGCGGGGCTTTGCTGTGGGCAAGCCGGTGGTGGTGGAGGAATCCTTCCCGCTCTGGTGTTCCGCGGAGGAGCTGGAACAATTCGTGGAGAAATCTGAGCCGCTGGCGGCCGGCTGGTTCTTCTTCTACTGGGGGCGGACGCTGGAGGAATTGGCCCAGGACAAGGACCTCGGCTCCGCTCTGCTTCGGGCCTGGCTGGAACGCTTCCGCAAACGTGCCCGGCTCTACGCCCTGACGCCGAACTCCTAG
- a CDS encoding sensor histidine kinase, with the protein MVPLGRFLLRLSPLILLWLGTAALLGWLLYSRAHWSEVSDQANIREWVENTRIFRKTLTELAYEYIDLHRQEGNSEDETAWEVRRRNKRDEIAEHLRAMVEPLRLHSAQLPLFPEVARIEVRFEGPAAWRLGLTPILWESPKAFPPAAAGSLWRTLWIPAAVGEGAEVYPVVRVDYRLHTYNRLQLQQEEYRLWQSVAAAVLILSTLLAFYQTVRFWRREQRVEQEKWRQAIAAEHRERELLQAQVAAAQMEQQVLQARIKQQEAERAGEELRRRMLEQQLEAAQLEQRAAQAERQALELRSQLYASIGILAGSYAHNIKNLLVRPNDLLARCLDAPALPGEQKQMLQEVRATLGTVTERLQQILRTVRRDPKQLAPTLVNLAHLLEDTCHTWLETARDKWKVELHLHLPEEPLYVRGDLSHLQQAVENLLFNARDATFEMRNYLRNEARRDADPLRRRQRLLAAASWKGQVHLRLRRQASEAILEVADNGIGMTEDIRAQCLQTYFSTKRDNALYEGYSAGMGLGLSFVAMVMDHHGGSIDIESAPLQGSLFRLRLPLAPAPASESNAAPPAAAPLSPPQPLPSDPARGGDHPPSDPT; encoded by the coding sequence GTGGTGCCCCTGGGCCGCTTCCTGCTGCGCCTTTCCCCCTTGATCCTGCTCTGGCTGGGCACTGCCGCCCTCCTGGGCTGGCTCCTCTACAGCCGCGCCCACTGGAGCGAAGTCTCGGACCAGGCCAACATCCGGGAATGGGTGGAAAACACCCGCATCTTCCGCAAAACACTCACCGAGCTGGCATACGAATACATCGACCTGCACCGGCAGGAAGGGAACTCGGAAGACGAGACAGCCTGGGAGGTCCGCCGCCGCAATAAGCGGGATGAAATCGCGGAACATCTCCGGGCGATGGTGGAACCGCTGCGGTTGCACTCGGCCCAACTCCCGCTATTCCCCGAAGTGGCCCGCATCGAGGTCCGTTTCGAGGGTCCCGCAGCCTGGCGGCTGGGTCTTACCCCGATCCTCTGGGAATCTCCCAAAGCCTTCCCGCCCGCTGCCGCCGGCTCCCTCTGGCGAACTTTGTGGATTCCCGCCGCCGTCGGAGAAGGAGCGGAGGTTTACCCCGTGGTGCGCGTCGATTACCGCCTGCACACTTATAACCGGCTGCAACTGCAACAGGAAGAATACCGCCTCTGGCAATCCGTCGCCGCTGCCGTGCTCATCCTCAGCACCTTGCTTGCTTTCTATCAGACGGTCCGCTTCTGGCGGCGGGAGCAGCGAGTCGAGCAGGAAAAGTGGCGGCAAGCCATCGCTGCGGAACATCGGGAGCGTGAACTTCTGCAAGCCCAAGTGGCCGCTGCTCAGATGGAACAGCAGGTCCTGCAAGCCCGGATCAAGCAACAGGAGGCGGAACGGGCCGGGGAGGAGCTGCGCCGCCGCATGCTGGAACAACAACTGGAAGCCGCCCAATTGGAACAGCGGGCCGCCCAGGCCGAACGCCAAGCCCTGGAGCTGCGCTCCCAACTCTACGCCAGCATCGGCATCCTCGCCGGCAGTTATGCCCACAACATCAAAAACCTCCTCGTCCGCCCCAACGATCTACTCGCCCGCTGCCTCGACGCCCCCGCCTTGCCCGGAGAACAAAAACAAATGCTCCAGGAAGTCCGAGCGACCCTCGGAACCGTCACCGAGCGCTTGCAGCAAATCCTCCGCACCGTCCGCCGGGATCCGAAGCAGTTGGCCCCGACCCTCGTCAATTTGGCCCACCTTCTGGAAGACACTTGTCATACCTGGTTAGAAACGGCACGGGATAAATGGAAGGTGGAGCTGCACCTGCATCTGCCGGAGGAACCTCTCTACGTGCGCGGGGACCTCTCCCATCTCCAGCAGGCGGTGGAGAACCTCTTGTTCAACGCCCGGGATGCCACCTTCGAGATGCGGAATTACCTGCGGAACGAAGCCCGGCGCGACGCCGACCCTCTCCGCCGCCGCCAACGTCTCCTCGCCGCTGCCTCCTGGAAAGGGCAGGTCCATCTGCGCCTCCGCCGCCAAGCCTCGGAAGCCATCCTGGAAGTCGCCGACAATGGCATCGGCATGACCGAAGACATCCGCGCCCAATGCCTGCAAACCTACTTCTCCACCAAACGGGATAACGCCCTCTACGAAGGCTATTCCGCCGGCATGGGGCTGGGATTATCTTTCGTCGCCATGGTCATGGACCATCACGGCGGCAGTATCGATATTGAGTCGGCCCCTTTGCAAGGCAGCCTCTTCCGCCTCCGCCTCCCCTTGGCCCCAGCCCCCGCCAGCGAATCAAACGCCGCCCCTCCCGCCGCCGCCCCCCTCTCCCCACCGCAGCCTCTGCCGTCCGACCCGGCAAGGGGCGGGGACCACCCCCCCTCTGACCCCACTTGA